The Cytobacillus oceanisediminis genomic interval AACTGAACTGAAGAGTGATTATACGGATTATGCCGGCATCAATAAGGAAAAGGCAGACTTTTGGCAGGCAGTCAAACAGGATGGAAGGCTAGACGCTTTAAAGGCCATAGCCAAAAATGACTACATCTTTGTAGTGAACGAAGCGGTGAATAACAAGATGATGCATTATGCTGGCGTCATGACAGAGGAGTCGCTCCCAGAAGCATCAAGACTGATCCAATTCCCTAAAGGGGAATACCTCGTTGTTAAAGGGGAAGCCGAGACAGGGGAAGAGTTAAGCAATATGCTTACTGGCATTGCCTTTGGTCAAGTCTTGCCAGAAGCAACGAATGTTGCCTATGTTGGCGGGCCCAATGCAGCGG includes:
- a CDS encoding GyrI-like domain-containing protein, encoding MADYTLEEKESFTVLGIGTELKSDYTDYAGINKEKADFWQAVKQDGRLDALKAIAKNDYIFVVNEAVNNKMMHYAGVMTEESLPEASRLIQFPKGEYLVVKGEAETGEELSNMLTGIAFGQVLPEATNVAYVGGPNAAVEMGQRNGLVFGEMWIPVVRK